In Sphingomonas sp. SORGH_AS_0950, the following are encoded in one genomic region:
- a CDS encoding MFS transporter, with protein sequence MSTRSLYRGWHMVGAVLVALMLCGTTTIVATFGIVTAHLTRSLGWTQGAMATALSLFLLATTLAVPVVGIAVDRFGSRRTAAAGIIAFAALLALAGGTITSLRGLMLFYSLFGAVGAFTNPIVYIKALSAWFDRRRGFALGLAVAGQGVGGAILPMAVEYVSEAFGWRYAFYALAAALMLFVLPLVALFVRDDPAEAAADAADPEHIDHSMAQSGLTVAQALRTRAFWIIIAVFLLFGMTSYALTANFVALMLERGAGTLPQIAMLSSLAGVAMIAGRLVFGWLLDRFPVPIVGAGGVLCAAAALAILLRVDTIGIAAVTMSVLMGIAMGAETDLLSILVGRYFGQRAISRIYAWHNVSFLLGAAMGPPLFATLLGRFASADIPILTLIAFVILSAALLLMLRKPEWLVELQRQLP encoded by the coding sequence ATGAGCACCCGCTCGCTCTATCGCGGTTGGCATATGGTCGGGGCGGTGCTCGTCGCCCTGATGCTCTGCGGGACCACAACCATCGTCGCGACCTTCGGGATCGTTACCGCGCATTTGACCCGTTCCTTGGGCTGGACCCAGGGCGCGATGGCAACCGCGCTGTCGCTGTTCCTGCTCGCGACGACGCTGGCAGTGCCCGTGGTCGGCATCGCCGTCGACCGTTTCGGGTCGCGGCGCACGGCGGCGGCAGGCATTATCGCCTTTGCAGCACTGCTTGCCCTGGCCGGAGGAACGATCACCTCGCTGCGCGGGCTGATGCTCTTCTATTCCCTGTTCGGCGCAGTCGGCGCGTTCACCAATCCGATCGTCTACATCAAGGCCCTATCCGCCTGGTTCGATCGCCGTCGCGGCTTCGCGCTTGGCCTCGCGGTCGCGGGCCAGGGTGTAGGCGGTGCGATCCTGCCGATGGCCGTCGAATATGTCAGCGAAGCCTTCGGTTGGCGTTACGCCTTCTATGCTCTGGCCGCTGCCTTGATGCTGTTCGTCCTGCCGCTGGTCGCCCTGTTCGTGCGCGACGATCCGGCAGAGGCCGCCGCCGATGCCGCCGATCCTGAGCATATCGATCATTCTATGGCGCAATCGGGCCTGACGGTCGCCCAGGCCCTACGGACCCGCGCCTTCTGGATCATCATCGCGGTTTTCCTGCTGTTCGGCATGACCAGCTACGCGCTGACAGCGAATTTCGTCGCGCTGATGCTGGAACGTGGGGCCGGCACGCTTCCGCAGATTGCGATGCTGTCGTCGCTCGCCGGCGTCGCGATGATCGCCGGCAGATTGGTATTCGGCTGGCTGCTTGATCGCTTCCCCGTCCCGATCGTGGGCGCGGGCGGCGTCCTGTGCGCAGCAGCCGCGTTAGCCATCCTGCTACGCGTAGACACCATCGGCATTGCCGCCGTCACGATGAGCGTGCTGATGGGCATTGCGATGGGCGCCGAGACCGATCTCCTCTCGATCCTCGTGGGACGATATTTCGGGCAGCGCGCGATCTCGCGTATCTATGCATGGCACAACGTCAGTTTCCTGCTCGGTGCCGCGATGGGACCGCCCCTGTTCGCCACGCTGCTCGGCCGTTTCGCCAGCGCGGACATCCCCATCCTCACGCTGATAGCCTTCGTCATCCTGTCGGCAGCGCTGCTCTTGATGCTCAGGAAACCTGAGTGGTTAGTTGAACTTCAGCGTCAACTCCCCTGA